In Candidatus Kerfeldbacteria bacterium, a single genomic region encodes these proteins:
- a CDS encoding response regulator, with product MQSPRKALVVDDEEILRDLVTEIAELEGFQVTTCVNGRQALELVQQSPDDISLVITDLEMPSMTGPELIHALREQGSQVPIILMSGNPQKLGQATVELSGCTIRTIGKPFQLAEFRELIIATTA from the coding sequence ATGCAGTCACCGCGAAAAGCGCTGGTGGTTGATGATGAGGAGATTCTTCGTGACTTGGTCACGGAGATCGCGGAACTGGAAGGGTTTCAGGTTACGACATGCGTGAATGGCCGTCAAGCGCTGGAATTGGTCCAGCAGTCTCCCGACGACATATCACTCGTGATCACCGACCTGGAAATGCCCTCCATGACGGGGCCGGAGCTCATTCACGCATTGCGTGAACAGGGCTCGCAGGTGCCGATCATCCTGATGTCTGGGAACCCCCAGAAGCTCGGCCAAGCCACGGTCGAACTAAGCGGATGTACAATCCGTACCATCGGGAAACCGTTCCAGCTCGCGGAATTCCGCGAACTCATTATTGCCACGACCGCATAG
- the pyrF gene encoding orotidine-5'-phosphate decarboxylase — protein MSRFVDRLTAIQTRQNSIICVGLDFDRKKVPLHIAELYGIRADVGIEMFNRRIIDAVAPYCSVFKPNLAFYESSGKKGWGALARTVAYIRERHPDHLVIGDGKRNDIGNTAEHYAEGLAQLGFHAVTWNPYMGNETAHPFFKAGLAVIALCLTSNPGAADYQLLECDGKPLYMHVAEKTVADFGASGHFGLVVGATKPEQLGRVRDAIGLDIPILIPGLKTQGGDAAATMQHNKGGQAIINFSRNVLYASAGPDFDQAAEREAQNSNDEVNALRNAV, from the coding sequence ATGTCCCGATTCGTTGATCGCCTCACAGCGATACAAACACGGCAGAATAGCATCATCTGCGTCGGTTTGGACTTTGACCGTAAAAAAGTCCCGCTGCACATCGCTGAACTGTACGGCATTCGTGCCGACGTCGGTATCGAGATGTTCAATCGGCGCATCATTGACGCCGTGGCGCCGTACTGCAGTGTCTTCAAGCCAAACCTTGCCTTCTACGAAAGTAGCGGCAAAAAGGGCTGGGGCGCACTTGCTCGTACCGTGGCGTACATTCGTGAACGCCATCCTGATCACCTGGTGATCGGGGACGGTAAGCGTAATGATATCGGCAATACTGCTGAGCACTACGCCGAAGGTCTGGCTCAGTTAGGTTTCCACGCCGTTACGTGGAATCCGTACATGGGCAATGAAACCGCGCACCCCTTCTTCAAGGCCGGTCTCGCCGTCATCGCTTTGTGTCTCACGTCAAACCCCGGCGCCGCTGACTATCAGCTCCTGGAATGCGACGGCAAACCGCTCTACATGCACGTGGCGGAAAAAACCGTCGCTGACTTCGGCGCTTCTGGCCACTTTGGCCTCGTCGTCGGTGCCACCAAGCCCGAACAGCTCGGGCGTGTCCGTGACGCTATCGGCCTCGACATCCCCATCCTCATCCCGGGTTTGAAAACCCAGGGTGGTGATGCCGCTGCAACCATGCAGCATAACAAGGGTGGACAGGCCATCATCAATTTCTCGAGAAACGTGCTCTATGCTTCAGCTGGCCCTGATTTCGATCAGGCCGCTGAGCGTGAAGCGCAGAATTCCAACGACGAAGTGAACGCGCTGCGCAATGCAGTATAA
- a CDS encoding GIY-YIG nuclease family protein codes for MYTYYVYIMTNKRNHILYIGVTRNLEYRVWEHKNKAKPGFTSRYNVTNLVYYEEFAMLMDAIQREKQLKNWHRGWKFNLIRKCNPKMVDLAAEWYERDPETSSG; via the coding sequence ATGTATACCTATTACGTTTATATCATGACAAATAAGAGAAACCATATTCTATATATTGGCGTCACTCGAAATTTAGAATACCGAGTGTGGGAACATAAGAATAAAGCCAAACCTGGATTTACCAGCCGATACAACGTTACCAATCTAGTATATTATGAAGAATTTGCAATGCTGATGGATGCGATACAAAGAGAAAAACAGCTCAAGAACTGGCATCGCGGCTGGAAGTTTAACTTAATCCGGAAGTGTAACCCGAAAATGGTTGACCTGGCAGCTGAGTGGTATGAGAGAGATCCTGAAACAAGTTCAGGATGA
- the rpmF gene encoding 50S ribosomal protein L32, translating to MVQAKRRTKQQKRERRSHHAMKVQTLSHSTKSGKPHLPHHVNPFDGFYRGRDVLQLDAKASRKEKRAKKKEDRAKNK from the coding sequence ATGGTTCAAGCAAAACGACGCACCAAACAGCAAAAACGAGAACGCCGCTCCCATCATGCCATGAAAGTGCAAACGCTTTCTCACAGCACCAAGAGTGGTAAACCGCATCTGCCCCACCACGTCAATCCGTTTGATGGATTTTACCGTGGCCGGGACGTGCTCCAGCTTGACGCGAAGGCCTCACGCAAAGAAAAACGCGCCAAGAAAAAAGAAGACCGGGCAAAAAATAAATAA
- the gyrA gene encoding DNA gyrase subunit A, whose protein sequence is MAKLKKNPKAEKPIVEPARQLAQVQKQPIVTEMQSSYIDYAMSVIVSRALPDVRDGMKPVHRRILYAMWTIGLRAGAKFRKSATVVGEVLGKYHPHGDSAVYDSMVRMAQWFAMRYTLVNGQGNFGSMDGDGAAAMRYTEAKLSRISEELLFDIEKETVNFIPNYDGSQQEPQVLPAKLPNLLLNGTVGIAVGMATSIPPHNLTEIIDGTIHLIEHPDASIEDLMEFIKGPDFPTGGIIFNKRDIAHAYGTGKGSIVMRAKTDIVEEANGQFRIIVTEIPYQVNKSTLIEHIAQLVTDKKLDGIKDLRDESDKDGVRIVIELKKDAYPKKVLNRLFNLTNLQTSFHVNMLALVDGIQPRVLNLKMVLEEYIKHREIVIKRRTQYDLDKAKARAHILEGLVKAVDKIDAVIKVIKASKDKDQARTNLMQKFKFTEAQAIAILEMKLSQLANLERLNIQGELKEKRALIKELELILASRKRILGIITTELKEIKDKFGDERKTHINAGAINEFTQEDLIPNESTVIMVTRDGYLKRVPPETFRVQKRGGRGVIGLTTKEQDSVEQLITTTTHADLLFFTTKGRVFQLKGYDVPPASRTSKGQAIVNFLQLGQEEKVTATLSLADLGDFKFLVMVTRNGVIKKVDMEDFKVVRRSGLIAVKLKSNDTLEWVKPSTGGDDILIVTEQGQSIRFREKQLRAMGRNAAGVRAVKLKGTDHIAGMDMITDGKAMQNEQLLVVMEKGYGKRTNLSNYRVQGRGGSGIKTAKITPKTGKIVSAFIVNAKLEQEDLIIISDKGQVIRMPLKTVSVLGRATQGVRLMRLSDDKDGVATVTFV, encoded by the coding sequence ATGGCCAAACTGAAAAAAAATCCTAAAGCAGAAAAGCCGATTGTTGAGCCCGCGCGACAGCTGGCGCAGGTACAAAAGCAACCCATCGTTACCGAGATGCAATCGTCCTACATCGACTATGCCATGTCGGTGATTGTTTCGCGTGCCTTGCCAGACGTCCGCGATGGGATGAAGCCCGTCCACCGCCGTATCCTCTATGCTATGTGGACCATCGGCCTCCGGGCTGGTGCTAAATTCCGCAAATCCGCTACCGTGGTTGGTGAGGTGCTCGGTAAATACCATCCTCATGGCGACTCCGCCGTCTACGACTCGATGGTTCGTATGGCACAGTGGTTTGCTATGCGCTATACGCTGGTCAATGGCCAAGGCAACTTCGGCTCCATGGACGGCGACGGCGCCGCAGCCATGCGCTACACCGAAGCAAAACTCTCTCGCATTTCCGAAGAACTCCTTTTTGATATTGAAAAAGAGACGGTCAATTTTATTCCAAACTACGACGGTTCACAGCAAGAGCCACAAGTGCTCCCGGCCAAGCTGCCCAACCTTCTACTCAATGGCACCGTGGGCATTGCCGTGGGTATGGCCACCTCCATCCCACCGCACAACCTAACGGAAATTATTGATGGCACCATCCACCTGATTGAGCACCCCGACGCGTCAATTGAAGATCTGATGGAATTCATCAAAGGCCCGGACTTCCCCACCGGCGGTATTATTTTCAACAAACGAGATATCGCGCATGCCTATGGCACCGGTAAAGGCTCAATCGTCATGCGCGCCAAAACCGATATTGTGGAAGAGGCGAATGGCCAATTCCGTATTATCGTGACTGAGATACCCTACCAGGTGAATAAATCCACCTTGATCGAGCATATTGCTCAGCTGGTCACCGATAAAAAACTAGATGGTATCAAAGACCTGCGCGATGAATCTGACAAAGATGGCGTACGCATTGTGATTGAACTAAAAAAAGACGCCTATCCGAAAAAAGTCCTCAATCGCTTATTCAATCTGACCAATTTACAGACCTCGTTCCACGTGAACATGTTGGCCTTGGTGGACGGCATCCAGCCACGCGTGCTGAATCTGAAAATGGTGCTCGAAGAATACATCAAGCACCGCGAAATCGTCATCAAACGCCGCACTCAATACGATTTAGATAAAGCCAAAGCCCGCGCCCATATCCTCGAGGGGTTGGTCAAAGCCGTGGATAAGATTGATGCGGTGATTAAAGTTATTAAAGCATCGAAGGACAAAGACCAAGCCCGGACAAACTTGATGCAGAAATTTAAATTTACCGAAGCGCAAGCCATCGCCATCCTGGAAATGAAGCTCTCCCAGCTGGCTAATCTGGAACGGCTCAATATCCAAGGCGAACTCAAAGAAAAACGCGCTTTGATCAAAGAATTGGAACTGATTCTTGCCTCACGCAAGCGCATCCTCGGCATTATCACCACCGAACTCAAAGAAATTAAGGACAAATTTGGCGACGAGCGCAAAACGCATATCAATGCCGGCGCCATCAATGAATTCACTCAGGAAGACCTGATCCCGAATGAATCAACGGTCATCATGGTGACCCGCGATGGCTATCTCAAACGCGTACCGCCAGAAACATTCCGCGTGCAGAAACGCGGCGGCCGGGGCGTGATTGGATTGACCACCAAAGAACAAGACTCCGTCGAACAACTGATAACAACCACCACGCATGCCGACCTGCTTTTCTTCACCACCAAAGGCCGGGTCTTCCAGCTCAAAGGCTACGATGTCCCGCCTGCTTCCCGTACGTCAAAAGGTCAGGCCATCGTTAATTTCCTCCAGCTCGGGCAAGAAGAAAAAGTTACCGCAACGCTGTCATTAGCTGACTTGGGTGATTTCAAATTCCTGGTGATGGTGACCCGCAATGGCGTCATCAAGAAAGTAGACATGGAAGATTTCAAAGTCGTCCGCCGCTCAGGCTTGATCGCCGTGAAACTGAAATCAAACGACACGCTCGAATGGGTCAAACCATCCACGGGTGGCGATGATATTCTCATCGTTACTGAACAGGGTCAATCAATCCGCTTCCGCGAGAAACAACTGCGTGCCATGGGTCGCAATGCCGCGGGCGTACGTGCCGTCAAACTGAAAGGAACTGACCATATCGCCGGCATGGACATGATTACTGACGGCAAAGCCATGCAAAATGAACAACTCTTGGTCGTCATGGAAAAGGGATACGGCAAACGCACCAACCTCTCCAACTATCGCGTCCAGGGTCGTGGCGGTTCGGGCATCAAAACTGCCAAGATCACGCCGAAGACCGGCAAGATTGTGTCCGCCTTCATCGTCAATGCGAAACTTGAGCAAGAAGATCTGATCATCATTTCTGACAAAGGCCAAGTCATCCGCATGCCCTTGAAAACCGTGTCCGTCCTCGGCCGCGCCACCCAGGGTGTCCGCTTGATGCGCCTGTCTGACGACAAAGACGGCGTCGCCACCGTGACGTTTGTGTAA
- a CDS encoding ATP-dependent zinc metalloprotease FtsH, with amino-acid sequence MKNVLIFITVFIGVMLVFSIFNNQSNKPEPLAFSGVVQKVREGTIETITVDANTLTIKTRDGQTFESTKESDSVPALLADYGVLPEQIQAVNIEVKSEAGFGFWIGAILPFAFPFLLIILFFWIMMRQVQGANSRAMSFGQSTARDSKDQAPKKKVLFKDVAGVKEAKEELKEVIDFLKNPAKFLALGATIPKGVLLIGSPGTGKTLLAKAVAGEANVPFFHMSGSEFVEMFVGVGASRVRDLFKRAKRAAPCIVFVDEIDAVGRQRGTGMGGSHDEREQTLNQILVEMDGFDTDTNVIVMAATNRPDVLDPALLRPGRFDRRVVLDDPDINDREDILKVHARKKPLDQTVRLREVAERTPGFSGADLANVLNEAALLAARREKKQISQTECLESIEKVMLGPERKSRVITPEEKKIIAYHEAGHALVAHVLPHADPVHKVSIISRGKAGGYTLKVPSQDKRLHSRSEFVDELAVMLGGRVSEAEVFGEITTGASNDLQNVTLLANQIVTRYGMSKKLGARTYGEREEMVFLGREIHERRDYSEKTAQLIDQEVLTLVQDAYATAERLIKKYRVYLNRIAETLLKQETLERQEFEKLMTDLKPIRVSA; translated from the coding sequence ATGAAAAATGTACTGATCTTTATCACCGTATTTATCGGCGTGATGCTGGTATTTAGCATTTTTAATAACCAGTCAAACAAGCCCGAACCGCTGGCCTTCAGTGGTGTAGTGCAGAAAGTCCGAGAGGGTACCATCGAAACGATCACGGTCGATGCGAACACCTTGACGATTAAAACGCGCGACGGCCAAACCTTTGAGTCAACCAAGGAATCCGATAGCGTACCCGCCTTATTGGCTGATTACGGTGTGCTCCCGGAGCAAATCCAGGCGGTGAATATTGAAGTAAAGAGTGAAGCGGGCTTCGGCTTTTGGATCGGGGCGATTCTGCCATTTGCCTTTCCCTTTTTGCTGATTATCCTTTTCTTCTGGATCATGATGCGTCAGGTGCAAGGAGCGAATTCCCGCGCCATGTCATTTGGTCAGAGCACGGCTCGGGATTCAAAAGATCAAGCGCCGAAGAAGAAAGTATTATTTAAAGACGTGGCCGGCGTCAAAGAAGCCAAAGAAGAGCTGAAAGAGGTGATTGACTTCCTGAAGAACCCGGCGAAATTCCTCGCTTTGGGCGCCACGATTCCTAAGGGCGTCCTGCTGATTGGTTCTCCCGGTACCGGTAAGACGTTATTGGCCAAAGCAGTGGCTGGTGAAGCTAATGTGCCGTTCTTCCATATGTCTGGCTCGGAATTCGTAGAAATGTTCGTGGGTGTGGGCGCCTCCCGCGTGCGCGACCTCTTCAAACGCGCCAAGCGCGCCGCGCCCTGCATTGTCTTCGTGGATGAAATTGATGCGGTCGGCCGCCAGCGCGGCACGGGTATGGGCGGTTCGCATGATGAGCGGGAGCAAACCCTGAATCAGATTTTGGTGGAGATGGACGGATTTGATACCGATACCAATGTCATTGTGATGGCCGCCACCAATCGTCCCGATGTGCTTGATCCAGCGTTATTGCGCCCGGGCCGGTTTGATCGCCGCGTGGTATTAGACGATCCGGATATTAATGACCGAGAAGACATTCTCAAGGTACACGCCCGCAAAAAACCGCTTGACCAAACCGTCAGACTGCGGGAAGTGGCGGAACGGACCCCCGGTTTCTCCGGTGCTGATTTAGCCAATGTGTTAAATGAAGCGGCATTATTGGCCGCCCGCCGAGAGAAAAAACAGATCAGCCAGACGGAGTGCCTGGAGAGCATTGAAAAAGTTATGCTCGGGCCGGAACGCAAGAGCCGCGTCATTACTCCCGAGGAAAAGAAAATCATTGCTTATCATGAGGCTGGCCATGCCTTGGTCGCTCATGTTTTACCCCATGCTGATCCCGTACATAAGGTTTCTATCATCTCGCGCGGCAAAGCTGGCGGCTACACCCTGAAAGTCCCCTCCCAGGATAAACGGCTGCACTCACGTTCTGAATTCGTTGATGAATTGGCGGTGATGCTCGGCGGTCGCGTTTCCGAAGCCGAGGTGTTTGGCGAGATTACCACCGGCGCCAGCAATGATTTGCAGAATGTCACCCTGCTGGCGAACCAAATCGTGACGCGCTACGGCATGAGCAAGAAATTAGGCGCCCGCACTTACGGAGAACGCGAAGAAATGGTATTCTTAGGGCGTGAGATCCACGAGCGCCGCGATTACAGCGAAAAAACCGCTCAGCTCATTGACCAAGAAGTCCTGACCCTGGTCCAAGACGCCTATGCCACGGCCGAGCGCCTGATCAAGAAATACCGCGTGTATTTGAATCGGATCGCTGAAACATTGCTGAAACAGGAGACGCTGGAGCGTCAGGAATTCGAAAAGCTTATGACTGACCTTAAGCCAATTCGGGTCTCAGCCTGA
- the rnc gene encoding ribonuclease III, which produces MNDQSALASRLGVTFRDPNLLQQALVHRSYLNENRNFSLGNNERLEFLGDAVLELVVTEFLYLNYPNPEGELTNWRAALVNAKMLSDIAETFSIYEHLYLSRGEAKDSNGKARGYILANAFEAIIGAIYLDQGWDAAKKFITDHVLSRLTAILDNKLHIDPKSRFQEVSQERLGVTPSYRVIEESGPDHAKKFIVGVYTGTELVAQGEGTSKQEAQVAAAEKALQAKGW; this is translated from the coding sequence ATGAACGATCAATCAGCATTAGCATCACGACTCGGCGTCACCTTCCGTGACCCCAATCTACTCCAGCAAGCGCTGGTGCACCGTTCGTATTTGAATGAAAATCGCAATTTCAGCCTGGGAAATAATGAACGCCTCGAATTCCTGGGTGACGCCGTGCTGGAATTAGTCGTGACCGAATTTCTCTATCTCAATTACCCCAATCCCGAAGGCGAGCTGACGAACTGGCGCGCGGCCTTGGTCAACGCCAAAATGCTGTCTGACATTGCCGAGACATTCAGTATCTACGAACACCTCTATCTCTCCCGCGGCGAAGCTAAAGATTCAAATGGCAAAGCACGCGGCTATATCCTGGCGAATGCCTTTGAAGCAATCATCGGTGCCATCTACCTAGACCAGGGCTGGGATGCGGCCAAGAAATTCATCACTGATCATGTGCTATCGCGGCTCACCGCAATACTGGATAATAAACTCCACATTGACCCGAAGAGCCGCTTCCAGGAAGTCAGCCAAGAGCGCCTGGGCGTGACGCCGTCATACCGGGTGATTGAGGAATCCGGCCCTGACCATGCCAAGAAATTTATCGTCGGTGTCTATACCGGCACTGAACTCGTGGCTCAGGGTGAAGGAACGTCAAAGCAAGAAGCGCAGGTTGCAGCTGCGGAAAAAGCCCTCCAGGCAAAAGGTTGGTAA
- a CDS encoding MBL fold metallo-hydrolase — translation MYITWLGQSCFKIQTKNATLIMDPYDQKLGLKLPRLQADIVTISHDHYDHNNAEGIGGEPFIISNPGEYEVKGISIRGIPSWHDTSEGAERGANTIYIIEAEDIKIAHVGDLGTQLSEVQVEQLDNIDVLMVPVGGTYTLDAAGAAKVVNDIEPRIIIPMHYKLPGLKVSLAGVEPFCKEMGVKPNGAEEKLRVVKKELPTDDSQVVILKA, via the coding sequence ATGTATATTACCTGGCTCGGCCAATCGTGTTTCAAAATTCAAACAAAAAATGCCACCCTGATCATGGATCCCTATGACCAGAAGCTTGGGTTAAAATTACCCCGGTTGCAAGCAGATATCGTCACGATTAGCCACGACCACTACGACCATAATAATGCAGAAGGTATCGGCGGCGAACCGTTCATTATTTCTAATCCGGGAGAATACGAAGTCAAAGGCATCAGCATCCGCGGCATTCCCTCATGGCACGATACGAGCGAAGGCGCTGAACGAGGAGCAAATACCATCTATATCATCGAGGCAGAAGATATAAAGATTGCCCATGTGGGTGATTTAGGAACCCAATTATCGGAAGTTCAGGTCGAGCAGCTCGATAACATTGACGTACTGATGGTGCCGGTCGGTGGCACCTATACCCTCGATGCGGCTGGAGCGGCCAAAGTGGTTAATGATATTGAACCGCGCATTATCATCCCGATGCACTATAAATTGCCAGGACTGAAAGTCAGTCTTGCCGGTGTCGAACCATTCTGCAAAGAAATGGGAGTGAAGCCCAATGGTGCTGAAGAAAAACTGCGCGTGGTGAAAAAAGAGCTGCCGACTGATGATTCCCAAGTAGTTATTCTCAAAGCGTAA
- a CDS encoding S1 RNA-binding domain-containing protein, with amino-acid sequence MTTDTTVVRSAMQDLLDSGDQPKLPAVGDVVTATVINASSNEVNLDIDGITTGVVRGKEMIDESGTYSNLKVGDAVEATVLDLENERGEMELSFRQAGHQKAWTELERLQKEGTVIDAPITEANKGGLMVKIGNIDGFLPVSQLTVEHYPRVEGGDKNKILELLSAFIGTALKVKVLDVNEVENKLIVSEKAAWEEKQQKIISAYHVGDVIEGRVTGVVDFGAFIEFGENLEGLVHISELAWQRIDNPKDYIKVGDNVQAKIISLDKSRISLSIKALHDDPWKNVVEKYKVGQVVSGIVLKTNPFGAFVELDKDIHGLAHISELSDKRISDPAEVIAVGQTYDFKILSIEPRDHRLGLSLKAAHEKKESAEKPEAAATAETSAAAPVTAETPVAAPEATAEPAAPSSTEAPAE; translated from the coding sequence ATGACAACCGATACGACAGTTGTGCGCTCAGCCATGCAGGATTTACTTGATAGCGGCGACCAGCCGAAATTACCTGCGGTTGGCGACGTGGTTACTGCTACCGTGATTAATGCCTCAAGCAATGAGGTTAATTTGGATATTGACGGTATCACGACCGGCGTGGTGCGCGGCAAAGAAATGATTGATGAATCCGGCACCTACAGCAATCTGAAAGTCGGCGATGCCGTCGAGGCGACCGTTTTGGATTTAGAAAATGAACGCGGTGAAATGGAATTATCGTTCCGCCAAGCCGGCCATCAGAAGGCCTGGACCGAATTGGAACGGCTGCAGAAAGAAGGCACCGTCATTGACGCGCCGATTACCGAAGCGAATAAAGGCGGATTGATGGTGAAGATCGGCAACATCGATGGGTTCTTACCTGTTTCTCAGCTGACCGTCGAGCACTATCCCCGCGTGGAAGGTGGAGATAAAAATAAGATTCTTGAACTTTTATCAGCCTTCATCGGCACGGCACTGAAAGTAAAAGTATTAGACGTGAATGAAGTGGAAAACAAGCTGATTGTTTCAGAAAAAGCCGCCTGGGAAGAAAAACAGCAGAAGATTATCTCTGCCTATCATGTCGGCGACGTCATTGAAGGGCGCGTGACGGGTGTGGTTGATTTCGGCGCATTCATTGAGTTCGGCGAAAATTTGGAAGGTTTGGTACATATTTCCGAATTAGCCTGGCAACGCATCGACAATCCGAAAGATTATATCAAAGTCGGTGACAACGTGCAGGCGAAAATAATTAGCCTCGACAAATCTCGCATTTCATTGTCGATCAAAGCATTGCATGATGATCCCTGGAAGAATGTCGTGGAGAAATATAAAGTTGGTCAAGTTGTTTCGGGCATTGTCCTCAAAACGAATCCATTTGGCGCCTTTGTTGAATTAGATAAAGACATTCATGGCCTAGCCCATATCTCCGAGCTCTCGGACAAACGGATCAGCGATCCCGCCGAAGTGATTGCCGTTGGGCAAACGTATGATTTTAAGATTCTCTCCATTGAACCCCGCGACCATCGCTTAGGCCTATCCCTGAAGGCGGCTCATGAGAAAAAGGAGTCTGCCGAGAAACCTGAGGCAGCGGCAACCGCTGAAACGTCAGCAGCTGCACCAGTGACTGCGGAAACTCCAGTGGCAGCACCCGAAGCAACCGCAGAGCCAGCCGCGCCGTCATCGACTGAAGCACCGGCTGAGTAG
- the nusB gene encoding transcription antitermination factor NusB, with amino-acid sequence MSNRHLSRTIAMQSLYEWDFNKLNAAELPHLADTNMKAFAPDFNDNGFAKHIIKGVVNYLTDINNLITTYAPEWPLEQITVVDRNVLRIGIYELKFSKGEIPPKVAINEAIELAKTFGGESSGKFVNGVLGSIFKDMVERGEVAIGEETPAKPHEATPPAATPSS; translated from the coding sequence ATGTCCAATCGCCATTTGTCTCGTACGATCGCCATGCAGTCTCTGTATGAGTGGGATTTTAATAAACTCAATGCAGCTGAATTGCCGCACCTGGCAGACACCAATATGAAGGCGTTTGCGCCTGATTTCAATGACAATGGCTTTGCCAAACATATTATTAAGGGCGTGGTTAATTACTTAACTGACATCAATAATCTCATTACCACGTACGCGCCGGAATGGCCGCTCGAGCAAATCACCGTCGTGGATCGCAACGTATTACGCATCGGCATTTACGAATTAAAATTTTCAAAAGGCGAAATTCCGCCGAAGGTGGCGATCAACGAAGCCATAGAGCTAGCTAAAACCTTTGGTGGCGAATCATCCGGCAAGTTTGTGAATGGCGTCCTCGGGAGTATATTCAAAGACATGGTTGAGCGTGGTGAAGTCGCCATTGGCGAGGAAACACCAGCCAAACCCCACGAAGCAACACCGCCAGCCGCCACCCCATCATCCTAG
- the pyrB gene encoding aspartate carbamoyltransferase, whose protein sequence is MYTHILSTNDFTSRQEIEVMVKAGQSMVKHALARTYSTKFPDKKAVLAFFEPSTRTHKSHKQAALNLGMRIDEFSGAEGTSLMKHESLADTARMIAGQGADILVLRATQEGSARWVAEVIEQYGHQVTVINGGDGRNQHPTQTLLDLLTILEKKGRLDDLHIGLVGDLANGRTAVSLIQALKHFDNIRVTLVAPKGAEMLPQYKAGINIVCESESMEALRDCDVIYVTRFQLERITDPILRQSVQGKYVFNKKFLDSCQPDVIVMHPLPSVEEIAADIKHDPRMVAFEQAEYGIPARMAVFVRALLDPFQGLGQWSPDRDLLSESREFPIAADMKPVKFFQPINHGTVIDHIPSGEAINVIRILESISCITDELPRQLVQHVHTRKYEGQKDVLLLPDIMLDPISAATVQYIFPEITVNEFPGNNIKVKRTYKVPSHVEGIFRCPNDSCITNREPEAISRFRIINRSMTHSSARCIYCERDFTHYQLLMCLAA, encoded by the coding sequence GTGTACACACATATCTTAAGCACCAATGACTTCACCAGCCGTCAGGAAATTGAAGTCATGGTGAAGGCCGGACAAAGCATGGTAAAACATGCCTTGGCTAGAACCTACAGCACCAAATTCCCTGACAAGAAAGCAGTGCTGGCATTTTTCGAACCATCGACGAGGACGCACAAGTCCCATAAGCAGGCTGCGCTTAATCTCGGTATGCGAATCGACGAATTCTCGGGTGCTGAAGGGACATCCCTGATGAAACACGAGTCACTGGCTGATACCGCCCGGATGATTGCCGGCCAAGGTGCCGACATCCTGGTCCTGCGCGCTACCCAGGAGGGCAGTGCGCGCTGGGTGGCGGAAGTTATCGAACAGTACGGCCACCAGGTGACCGTCATCAATGGCGGTGATGGCAGAAACCAGCACCCCACCCAAACACTCCTGGATCTTCTCACGATCCTGGAGAAGAAGGGGCGCTTAGACGACCTGCATATTGGCCTGGTCGGGGACCTGGCGAATGGCCGGACAGCCGTCTCGCTGATCCAAGCGCTGAAGCATTTCGACAATATCAGGGTTACCCTGGTGGCACCGAAAGGTGCAGAGATGCTGCCGCAGTACAAGGCGGGCATCAATATCGTGTGCGAAAGCGAATCTATGGAAGCACTGCGCGACTGCGACGTCATCTATGTGACCCGATTCCAGTTGGAGCGGATCACAGATCCAATCCTCAGACAATCGGTTCAGGGTAAATATGTGTTCAATAAGAAATTCTTGGACTCGTGCCAACCCGACGTCATTGTCATGCATCCACTCCCCTCAGTGGAAGAGATTGCCGCGGACATTAAGCACGACCCCCGCATGGTCGCCTTTGAACAGGCTGAATACGGTATCCCCGCCCGAATGGCTGTTTTTGTCCGAGCCTTGCTTGATCCGTTCCAGGGCCTGGGGCAGTGGTCGCCTGATCGGGATCTGCTCAGCGAAAGTCGCGAATTTCCGATTGCGGCTGATATGAAGCCGGTGAAGTTCTTCCAGCCGATCAACCACGGCACCGTCATCGACCACATCCCGTCTGGGGAAGCGATCAATGTAATCCGCATTCTCGAATCAATCAGCTGCATTACGGATGAACTGCCGCGCCAGTTGGTGCAGCATGTACACACCCGCAAATACGAGGGTCAAAAAGATGTCCTGCTCCTGCCGGACATCATGCTCGACCCCATCAGCGCGGCCACGGTGCAGTACATTTTCCCGGAAATAACGGTCAACGAATTCCCGGGAAACAACATCAAGGTCAAACGGACATATAAAGTCCCCTCCCATGTCGAGGGAATCTTCCGCTGCCCAAATGACAGCTGCATCACCAACCGCGAACCGGAAGCGATCTCACGGTTCCGTATCATCAATCGCTCCATGACACATTCGTCTGCCCGCTGCATCTATTGTGAGCGAGATTTCACTCACTATCAGTTGCTCATGTGCCTGGCTGCTTAG